TAGGAAAGGAAAATAAAGTTTCCTATTACGCAGGTTGCGGTATAGTTTGGGACTCAGAACCACACAAGGAACTGAGAGAGCTTTACCTTAAAATAAAAGCTTTCAATCCAGAATTTTCTAATCCATCCATTTGAGAGTTATTCTATAGCCCTCTTCATCTTTGGGTTTTTTCTTTAACTTTCCTTTGCCCTTCTTATGCTTTTTATCTTCACCTTCGTAATAAACTGCTACAAGTTCGTTTCTCGGGTCTATACTTTTTGCCCTTTCAAAGTAAAGGACCGCATCATCATCTCTTCCCATGTATAAAAGAGTAAGCCCTAAGGTGGCATAAACCCTCGCTGTCCACACAGGGTCTGGTGCGTACCTTATTACCAAGTTTAGCCTCTCATATGCCTGCGGGTAGTATCCACACATACCTTCCGCTACACCAAGCCAGTAAAGAGCGTAAAAGTTCCTCGGATCTTTTTCAAGAGCCTTGTTAAATTCATGAATCGCCTGTTTGCAGTGTCCTTTGGCAAGCTGTTTTTTACCGTTTTCTAATGCCTTTTCTGAAGCTACAGCAAGCCCAGGTGGTCTATGGACAGGCTCCTCCCTTACAACTACTGTTTTTTCAGCACAAGAAAACCCAAAAAGCATCACTAATAAAACTAATGACCTTAGCATCATTCCTTTACCCACCTGTCTTTTATTATACTCTCAACTTCCACAGGTACTCGTTTGAGTATAACCTTTCCTGCATGCTTCATAGCTTTCTCCAAAAGCTCCTTTACTGTGATTGCGTCCTTTTCTTCGCACTCAACCACTATCTCGTCGTGCACAAGATTAACCACCTGAGCTTTTAAACCTTCCTTCTTTATTTCCGCATCAAACATGAGTACAGATAGTTTGAGAAGGTCTGCTCCTGAGCCCTGCACTGGATAATTTACCGCATCAGGAAAAGTATGAGCCACATACTTCCTACCCAAAAGAGTATAACCCCTTGATTCTTTAAACTCTTTTAGCTCTCTCTTTACCTTTTCGTGCCAGTTTTTAAAGCTCACAAAGTATTCAAAAAACTTATCCCTTATCTTCTGGGCTTCATCAACGGATAAGTCTATACCGTAGCTTTTTGCATACTCAGAAAGACCTTTTGCAGATATACCGTATATGAGACCAAAGTTCACCGCCTTGGCAAGCTGTCTTTCTTCCTTACTAACCTCTTCCTCCCTCTTTCCTAAAAGGATGCTGGCTGTGTATCTGTGAAGGTCTCTTCCTTCTTTGAAGGCTCTTATCATCTTCTCATCTCCCACATACTCACTTGCGATCCTCAGCTCAATTTGAGAAAAGTCCGAGATAACGAGAATTTTCCCTTCTCGTGCCTTAAATACGCTTCTTAGCTCCCTTGGTATGTTTTGAACGTTGGGATTTAGGCTTGACATCCTTCCTGTTATAGCACCTATCTGTTTAAATTCTGGATAAACGCTTCCGTTTTTTATGTAGCTTTTTATCTCCTCAAGCTTGTCAAGAAGCTTTTTAATGCTTCTTATCTCAAGAAGCTTTTGGACAACGTGGTGATATGTAAAAGAGGACAACACCTTATCGTCAGTGGATATATTGCCCTTTTCTGTTTTGGGAAGGTCAAGGCCCAAATTCTTAGTTAGGAACTCTCCCAGCTGTTTGGGAGACATGGGATCCACTCTGTATGCTACCATAAAGTCCATCACTTTCTTTTGTAGAGACCTTTTGTATTCTTTTATTAGTTCATCCACCTTGCTTTCATCTACACCAATGCCGTTTAATTCTAACTTGGCAACCTCTTGCACAAAAGCCATCTCTATTATGGCTATGGGATTTTTAAGTCCAAACACCTTAGATGTTCTTGTTTTGAGAAGTATCTCTTCTTGGTGTTTGTCTGAGTTAAGTTTCTCAAGCATTATAAAAAACAGGTCTTTTACCATCTTAACATCAAGGGCTGCATACTCTAACTGCTCTTTTGAGAGAACCGCCTTTGCCCAATTAGACATCTGTAGGCTTTTATCTATCACCTTACCCAAGTAGTGCATAGCAACCTTTTGCAAAGAGTGTCTTTCTATCTCACCAATAAGCTGACTTGCTATCATGGTATCAAAGACTGCGTAAGGTTCTATCTCGTATCTGTAAAGGAACTTAAGGTCGTATTTGAGATTGTGCCCCACTATACCCTTGTCCGCAAGCAGGTTTTTTAAAAACTCCACTCCGTATTCTCCTGTTTCAAAAAGATCCACAATATATATGCTTTCTTTATCTCCTAACTGCACTAACCTTATCTTTTCTTCAGTGGTTTCTGTGTCAAGGAAAACATAACTTTCGGACTTTAACTTATTTTCCAAATGGCGCAAACC
The sequence above is drawn from the Hydrogenobacter hydrogenophilus genome and encodes:
- a CDS encoding bifunctional 3'-5' exonuclease/DNA polymerase, which gives rise to MKYSYITSREGLRHLENKLKSESYVFLDTETTEEKIRLVQLGDKESIYIVDLFETGEYGVEFLKNLLADKGIVGHNLKYDLKFLYRYEIEPYAVFDTMIASQLIGEIERHSLQKVAMHYLGKVIDKSLQMSNWAKAVLSKEQLEYAALDVKMVKDLFFIMLEKLNSDKHQEEILLKTRTSKVFGLKNPIAIIEMAFVQEVAKLELNGIGVDESKVDELIKEYKRSLQKKVMDFMVAYRVDPMSPKQLGEFLTKNLGLDLPKTEKGNISTDDKVLSSFTYHHVVQKLLEIRSIKKLLDKLEEIKSYIKNGSVYPEFKQIGAITGRMSSLNPNVQNIPRELRSVFKAREGKILVISDFSQIELRIASEYVGDEKMIRAFKEGRDLHRYTASILLGKREEEVSKEERQLAKAVNFGLIYGISAKGLSEYAKSYGIDLSVDEAQKIRDKFFEYFVSFKNWHEKVKRELKEFKESRGYTLLGRKYVAHTFPDAVNYPVQGSGADLLKLSVLMFDAEIKKEGLKAQVVNLVHDEIVVECEEKDAITVKELLEKAMKHAGKVILKRVPVEVESIIKDRWVKE
- a CDS encoding tetratricopeptide repeat protein, which gives rise to MMLRSLVLLVMLFGFSCAEKTVVVREEPVHRPPGLAVASEKALENGKKQLAKGHCKQAIHEFNKALEKDPRNFYALYWLGVAEGMCGYYPQAYERLNLVIRYAPDPVWTARVYATLGLTLLYMGRDDDAVLYFERAKSIDPRNELVAVYYEGEDKKHKKGKGKLKKKPKDEEGYRITLKWMD